One Bacillus marinisedimentorum DNA segment encodes these proteins:
- a CDS encoding MarR family winged helix-turn-helix transcriptional regulator — protein sequence MRYISAIIKQKGREILSGYSITPPQFVALQWLFESGDMTIGELSNNMYLACSTTTDLIDRMEKNNLVMRVRDPKDRRVVRIHLLEEGARIIEEVIQKRQEYLASVTGDFTSGELSDLDYMLRKLYDEMKD from the coding sequence ATGCGTTACATTTCTGCTATCATTAAGCAGAAAGGACGGGAAATCCTGAGCGGCTATTCCATCACACCCCCGCAGTTTGTGGCACTGCAATGGCTGTTCGAAAGCGGCGACATGACAATTGGGGAGCTGTCAAACAATATGTATCTCGCCTGCAGCACGACGACCGACTTGATTGACCGGATGGAAAAGAACAACCTTGTGATGAGAGTGCGTGACCCAAAAGACCGCCGTGTCGTACGAATTCATCTGCTGGAAGAAGGAGCGCGCATCATCGAAGAAGTGATCCAAAAACGGCAGGAGTATCTTGCTTCGGTGACAGGAGATTTCACATCAGGGGAATTGTCAGATTTAGATTATATGCTCCGAAAGCTGTATGACGAAATGAAGGATTGA
- the racE gene encoding glutamate racemase — MNKPIGVIDSGVGGLTVAREIMRQLPKEEILYLGDTKRCPYGPRPKEEVRQYTWQMIDHLLQFDIKMLVIACNTATAVALEEVKEKLPIPVVGVINPGARAALKLTKNKKVGVIGTEGTIGSGAYVAALKNIDEKVNVDSLACPRFVPLVENGEYETEKAVRVVSESLQPFKEHHIDTLILGCTHYPLLHQVIADYLGKGITLIGSGDETAREVSAILEYSELLRTGQEHPSHHFFTTGSREMFEKIASQWFEQKIDNISVIDLD; from the coding sequence TTGAATAAACCAATTGGTGTCATAGATTCTGGTGTAGGCGGACTTACTGTGGCAAGGGAAATCATGCGGCAGCTCCCGAAAGAGGAAATTCTTTATCTCGGTGATACAAAACGCTGTCCTTACGGTCCCCGCCCAAAAGAGGAAGTACGCCAATACACCTGGCAAATGATCGATCATTTGCTGCAGTTTGATATTAAAATGCTCGTGATTGCTTGCAATACCGCAACCGCTGTTGCGCTTGAAGAGGTGAAAGAAAAGCTGCCGATTCCTGTTGTAGGTGTAATCAACCCTGGTGCAAGGGCGGCTCTGAAGCTCACGAAGAACAAAAAAGTCGGCGTAATCGGCACAGAGGGTACAATTGGAAGCGGCGCCTACGTTGCTGCCCTTAAAAATATAGATGAAAAGGTGAATGTAGACAGTCTTGCCTGCCCGCGTTTCGTTCCGCTTGTGGAAAACGGCGAATATGAGACCGAGAAGGCTGTAAGAGTAGTCAGCGAATCACTTCAACCTTTCAAAGAGCATCATATAGACACATTGATCCTGGGCTGTACTCACTATCCCCTTCTCCACCAGGTTATAGCCGATTATCTTGGAAAAGGCATCACGCTCATCGGGTCGGGAGATGAGACAGCAAGGGAAGTAAGTGCCATCCTTGAGTACAGTGAGTTGCTTCGTACGGGACAGGAACATCCGAGCCATCATTTTTTCACAACAGGATCCAGGGAAATGTTTGAGAAAATTGCATCGCAATGGTTTGAGCAGAAAATCGATAATATAAGTGTCATAGATTTAGATTGA
- the rph gene encoding ribonuclease PH — MRPDGRKKDELRPVHIETDYLLHPEGSVLISVGNTKVICTASIEDRVPPFLRGEGKGWVTAEYSMLPRATGSRNIRESSKGKVSGRTMEIQRLIGRSLRSVVDLEALGERTVWLDCDVIQADGGTRTASISGAFVAMVMAMNKLVETKAIKTLPVRDFLAATSVGIDPEHGEVLDLCYVEDSAADVDMNIVMTGKGEFVELQGTGEEATFSPEELQNLIKLGQEGIRKLIDIQKEALGDAAGKIQP, encoded by the coding sequence ATGAGACCAGATGGAAGAAAGAAAGATGAATTACGACCTGTACATATTGAAACGGACTATTTGCTTCACCCGGAAGGATCAGTTCTCATTTCGGTCGGCAATACAAAGGTGATATGCACAGCGAGCATCGAAGATAGGGTCCCTCCTTTCTTGAGAGGGGAAGGAAAAGGCTGGGTGACAGCAGAGTACTCCATGCTTCCGCGAGCGACCGGGAGCCGAAACATAAGGGAGTCCAGCAAAGGAAAAGTATCCGGGCGGACGATGGAAATCCAGCGTCTGATCGGCCGCTCACTTCGCAGTGTTGTCGATCTTGAAGCTCTCGGTGAACGAACCGTCTGGCTCGACTGTGACGTGATCCAGGCTGACGGCGGCACACGTACAGCTTCAATAAGCGGTGCCTTTGTCGCAATGGTAATGGCGATGAATAAGCTTGTTGAGACAAAAGCGATCAAAACGCTGCCGGTAAGGGATTTCCTGGCTGCCACATCAGTCGGCATCGATCCGGAGCACGGTGAAGTGCTTGATCTTTGTTATGTGGAAGATTCAGCCGCAGATGTCGACATGAATATTGTCATGACGGGCAAAGGCGAGTTTGTTGAACTGCAGGGGACAGGGGAAGAGGCCACATTTTCACCGGAAGAGCTGCAAAATCTCATCAAGCTTGGCCAGGAAGGAATCCGGAAGCTTATCGATATACAAAAAGAAGCACTCGGAGACGCGGCCGGAAAAATCCAGCCGTAA
- a CDS encoding GerMN domain-containing protein, giving the protein MLKKRKAGWLILFFAFTLLLSGCMFDGERALNEIDPPKDVTYEETEASLEETEGKEKNAEEAAAEGEAAETVDREVFLLDQNGYVVPTTLAVPKTKEVAKQALEYLIAGGPVENMLPNGFRAVLPADTRVLGVNLLEDGTIVADFSTEFSNYKAEDEEKILQSITWTLTQFDKVDKVKIRINGYDQNEMPVNGTPITDGYSRANGINMDDKESVDITSSKAVTLYFLAQNEDNTYFVPMTKRVKQAPHEDMAAVAVNELIKGPSFRSGLLSDFHTNVRLLNRPTYEKGVVSLEFNDSILGDQKGTALSEDVLNSLVLSLTEIEGVDGVEVTVKGKEEIMDEKGEPLTKPVMRPERVNIGSF; this is encoded by the coding sequence ATGCTTAAAAAACGAAAAGCAGGATGGCTCATTCTGTTTTTTGCTTTCACACTATTGCTTTCTGGATGTATGTTTGACGGGGAACGGGCACTGAATGAAATTGACCCGCCGAAGGATGTGACTTACGAGGAAACGGAAGCGAGCCTTGAAGAAACGGAAGGCAAGGAGAAAAACGCCGAAGAGGCAGCGGCCGAAGGTGAAGCAGCTGAAACAGTCGATCGCGAAGTATTTCTGCTGGATCAAAATGGATATGTTGTACCGACAACATTGGCTGTACCAAAAACAAAAGAAGTTGCAAAACAGGCACTTGAATATCTGATCGCCGGCGGGCCGGTAGAGAATATGCTGCCGAATGGTTTTCGTGCTGTGCTTCCGGCTGATACGAGAGTGCTCGGTGTAAATTTGCTGGAGGACGGAACGATTGTCGCCGATTTTTCCACGGAATTCAGTAATTATAAAGCTGAAGATGAGGAAAAAATACTGCAGTCCATTACTTGGACACTCACCCAGTTTGACAAGGTCGATAAAGTTAAAATCAGGATTAATGGCTATGATCAGAATGAAATGCCTGTAAACGGAACACCGATTACCGACGGATACAGCCGCGCCAATGGAATTAATATGGATGATAAAGAGAGTGTGGATATCACCTCAAGTAAAGCGGTCACGCTTTACTTTTTAGCCCAAAATGAGGACAACACCTATTTCGTTCCGATGACAAAAAGGGTGAAACAGGCGCCGCATGAAGATATGGCGGCAGTGGCAGTGAACGAACTGATCAAAGGACCGTCATTCCGCTCCGGGCTCCTCAGTGATTTCCATACGAATGTCCGCCTGCTGAACAGGCCAACGTACGAGAAAGGTGTCGTGTCGCTTGAATTCAACGATTCGATTCTGGGAGACCAAAAGGGAACGGCATTATCTGAGGATGTTCTGAACTCCCTCGTATTGTCCCTTACTGAAATCGAAGGTGTGGATGGAGTCGAAGTGACCGTGAAAGGAAAAGAAGAGATAATGGATGAAAAAGGCGAACCGCTCACAAAGCCCGTAATGAGGCCGGAGCGAGTCAATATCGGTAGTTTTTAA
- a CDS encoding XTP/dITP diphosphatase gives MEEIIIATKNKGKVKDFEALLSKRGIQVRSLHDFPDMPDVEETGSTFEENAILKAETIARKLGRTVIADDSGLIVDYLDGRPGVYSARYAGEEKNDRANLEKVLAELEGVPEDERTARFYCVLAVSVPDEEPKVAEGTCEGLIARKPQGEHGFGYDPIFFVKEKNKTMGQLTKEEKNKISHRAAAMEKLDANWDEYFNKR, from the coding sequence ATGGAAGAAATTATTATCGCTACTAAAAATAAGGGCAAAGTGAAAGACTTTGAGGCCTTGCTTTCTAAAAGGGGAATACAGGTCAGGTCATTGCATGACTTTCCCGACATGCCTGATGTGGAAGAAACAGGGTCCACATTTGAAGAGAACGCAATTTTAAAAGCGGAGACCATCGCAAGAAAACTAGGCAGAACTGTCATAGCAGATGACTCTGGATTGATTGTCGATTATTTGGACGGGCGTCCGGGTGTGTACTCTGCCAGATATGCAGGGGAAGAAAAAAATGACCGAGCCAATCTGGAAAAGGTGCTTGCCGAGCTTGAGGGAGTGCCTGAAGATGAACGGACGGCCCGCTTTTACTGTGTACTCGCTGTTTCGGTACCGGATGAAGAGCCGAAAGTGGCCGAAGGGACCTGCGAAGGCCTGATTGCCCGGAAGCCGCAGGGAGAACACGGTTTTGGCTACGACCCGATATTTTTTGTGAAAGAGAAGAATAAAACAATGGGACAGCTGACAAAAGAAGAAAAGAACAAGATCAGCCACAGGGCGGCTGCCATGGAAAAATTGGACGCAAACTGGGATGAATACTTCAATAAACGCTAA